Part of the Burkholderiales bacterium genome, CGCCGGCGAGGCCGCACGCGCATCCGGAATGACATCTTTTGATGCGCTCGATGAAGCGCATTAGCTCGCGCACCAATCCGTTTTTCAAAAACCTGCTCAAACTTGCGCATTCTTCGCGCGAGCGCAGAAAGTCGAACCTCACGCTGCTCGATGGCGTGCATCTGATTGCGGCCTATCGCGAACACATCGGCGCGCCGCGGAGCTGGATCGTCTGCGACAGCGGCGCGGACAACAGCGAAATCAAGCTGATGCTCGATGAAGCGCGACCGCTCGAAGTGTTCGTGCTTGCCAATGGGCTGTTCGCGGAAATATCGTCCGTCACGCCCGATGTTGGCATCGTTGCGCTTATTCCCACGCCTGCGCCGGTTGCGCCAAGATCCGATGCCGATTTCTGCATTCTCCTCGACGGCATCCAGGATCCCGGCAATCTCGGTTCTATCCTGCGCTCCGCCGCCGCGGCAGGCGTCAGCGATGTCATGTTATCGAAGCAATGCGCATTTGCGTGGTCGCCGCGTGTGCTGCGCGCGGGAATGGGCGCGCATTTCATGTTGAAGCTGCACGAACACGCCGATTTGCTCGATTACGTTGTCCGCTATGATGGGAAGATAGTCGCGACGTGCGCCCGCGCGGAACAAACGATTTTCGAGATCGACCTGAAAGGCAAGCTTGCTCTGCTGATCGGCAACGAAGGGGCGGGAATTTCCGACGCGCTGCTGCGAATCGCAAGCCAGCGCGTCGCGATTCCAATGCCCGGTAAAACCGATTCGCTGAATGCCGCAGCGGCTGCCGCGGTTTGTTTGTTCGAGCGGGTGCGGCAAACGAGAAAACAGCAGTCTGGGTGAAGTGACACTAACCTGGGCTTGCGGCCGAGACCCGATTGC contains:
- a CDS encoding RNA methyltransferase → MKRISSRTNPFFKNLLKLAHSSRERRKSNLTLLDGVHLIAAYREHIGAPRSWIVCDSGADNSEIKLMLDEARPLEVFVLANGLFAEISSVTPDVGIVALIPTPAPVAPRSDADFCILLDGIQDPGNLGSILRSAAAAGVSDVMLSKQCAFAWSPRVLRAGMGAHFMLKLHEHADLLDYVVRYDGKIVATCARAEQTIFEIDLKGKLALLIGNEGAGISDALLRIASQRVAIPMPGKTDSLNAAAAAAVCLFERVRQTRKQQSG